One stretch of Siphonobacter curvatus DNA includes these proteins:
- a CDS encoding ABC transporter permease: protein MLRNYFLVAYRTLLRYKGYTLLNVLGLTLGIACSILIFQVIKFQTSFDRYHANADRIVQVTTENKNENGVSHSSGVPAPVAKALRNDFAFLERVSVLMAVGNRLITIPDSKGTIQKKFKEEKSIGFVEPDYFHILDYQWLAGSPKELTAPNTVVLTQKMAEKYFGTQQAVGKVIRLDNTMDLKVTGILADIPENTDRRLEVFVSWASMPKQWDGIEVDNWGWTNSGTNCLVLFKNESDIERLNKLMPAFRQKYLGEEAKEGSYPLVPLKRMHFDSNYGGAKDTMFYVLAAIGLFLLLTACINFVNLATAQALKRSKEVGVRKVIGGTKAQLFGQFLTETGLITFIAIVVALGLSEVLIPLVNAAIKNQTSINFTGTFSFFQEPLLWAFLLGLLLMVTLLAGFYPGMILSGFQPVAALKGKINTQQVGGLSVRRSLVIVQFIITQVLIISTIVITQQMGFYRNQDIGYDPSAIIVIPNPTPEQTNLQTFRHRLTQVPGVEAVSFFAAPPTSTTNFSTNHRFGSHTEVEPWSLVIKPADYTYANTFGLKLLAGRNIIESDTAREYLVNEAYVKKLGLKIQDVLGQNLDVWGVSAPIVGVIKDFNNLSLREEISPIAIFSARDFQKFGAVRVSTRDLSGTLAGVESVWNDTYPNHLYEQSFMDERIAKMYKSESMMLQIIRVFSFIAIFIGCLGLYGLVSFLAAQKTKEIGVRKVLGASLIQILGLFGKEFARLILVAFAIAAPLGWWLMSQWLEEYTYRISIGWETFAIAILLTTAIAALTVGWQSFRAALANPAKSLKSE from the coding sequence ATGCTACGTAATTACTTCCTGGTCGCCTATCGCACCCTGCTTCGGTACAAAGGCTATACGCTACTCAATGTACTTGGACTGACGTTGGGCATTGCCTGTAGCATCCTGATTTTTCAGGTGATCAAATTCCAGACCAGCTTCGATCGCTATCACGCGAACGCGGACCGGATTGTTCAGGTGACTACGGAAAATAAGAACGAAAATGGGGTGAGTCATTCGTCCGGCGTCCCCGCCCCCGTCGCTAAAGCCCTGCGAAACGATTTTGCCTTTCTGGAACGCGTGTCGGTCCTCATGGCCGTAGGCAATCGCCTCATCACCATTCCGGACAGCAAGGGTACCATTCAGAAGAAATTCAAAGAAGAAAAATCCATTGGTTTCGTCGAACCCGATTATTTCCATATTCTGGATTATCAGTGGCTGGCGGGCTCGCCGAAGGAACTGACGGCTCCCAACACCGTCGTACTCACCCAGAAAATGGCCGAAAAATACTTTGGTACACAACAGGCCGTTGGAAAGGTGATTCGCCTGGATAATACCATGGATTTGAAGGTGACGGGCATCCTCGCGGATATTCCCGAGAATACGGACCGCCGCCTGGAAGTGTTCGTTTCGTGGGCTTCCATGCCCAAGCAATGGGACGGTATTGAGGTCGATAACTGGGGCTGGACCAATTCCGGTACGAACTGTCTGGTACTCTTTAAAAATGAGTCTGACATCGAACGTTTGAATAAGCTGATGCCCGCATTCCGTCAAAAATACCTGGGCGAAGAGGCCAAAGAGGGCTCCTATCCACTGGTACCTTTGAAACGAATGCATTTTGATTCGAATTACGGCGGAGCGAAGGATACGATGTTTTACGTACTGGCGGCAATCGGCCTGTTTCTGTTACTGACGGCCTGCATCAATTTCGTGAATCTGGCGACGGCTCAAGCCCTTAAACGTTCCAAAGAAGTAGGCGTACGCAAAGTCATCGGCGGTACGAAAGCCCAGCTTTTCGGTCAGTTCCTTACCGAAACCGGACTTATTACGTTCATCGCCATCGTGGTAGCTCTGGGCCTCAGCGAAGTACTGATTCCCTTGGTGAACGCAGCCATCAAAAATCAGACGAGTATCAATTTTACGGGTACGTTTTCCTTCTTTCAGGAACCACTCCTGTGGGCTTTTTTACTGGGTTTATTACTAATGGTGACCCTTCTGGCGGGCTTTTATCCGGGTATGATCCTATCAGGTTTCCAACCCGTAGCCGCACTGAAGGGCAAAATCAATACGCAGCAGGTGGGTGGTTTATCCGTACGCCGCAGTCTGGTGATCGTCCAATTCATCATCACTCAGGTGTTAATTATTAGTACGATTGTGATTACCCAGCAAATGGGTTTTTACCGCAACCAGGACATTGGGTACGACCCTTCGGCGATCATTGTCATTCCCAACCCGACGCCCGAACAGACCAATCTGCAAACCTTCCGGCATCGTCTTACACAGGTACCCGGCGTCGAAGCTGTATCCTTTTTTGCGGCTCCGCCTACGTCTACCACTAATTTCTCCACCAACCATCGATTTGGCTCCCACACGGAGGTTGAACCCTGGAGTCTGGTAATCAAGCCAGCTGACTATACGTATGCGAATACGTTTGGTTTGAAATTGCTGGCTGGTCGGAACATTATTGAAAGTGATACGGCTCGGGAATACCTGGTCAACGAAGCCTACGTTAAGAAATTAGGATTAAAAATTCAGGATGTACTTGGCCAGAATTTAGATGTATGGGGCGTATCGGCTCCCATCGTAGGCGTGATCAAAGACTTTAACAATTTGTCCCTGCGGGAAGAAATCAGTCCGATTGCGATATTCTCCGCCCGGGATTTCCAAAAATTCGGGGCCGTCCGCGTCAGCACGCGTGATTTGTCCGGTACCCTGGCGGGCGTGGAGAGCGTTTGGAATGATACCTATCCTAATCACCTCTACGAGCAATCGTTCATGGACGAGCGTATTGCGAAAATGTACAAGAGTGAATCGATGATGTTGCAAATCATACGGGTCTTTTCGTTCATCGCCATTTTTATCGGCTGTCTGGGCCTGTACGGACTGGTCAGTTTCCTGGCGGCTCAGAAAACCAAGGAAATCGGCGTTCGGAAAGTACTCGGGGCCAGTTTGATTCAAATCTTAGGACTGTTTGGAAAAGAATTTGCCCGACTGATTCTCGTAGCCTTTGCCATCGCGGCTCCCCTGGGTTGGTGGCTGATGTCGCAGTGGCTGGAAGAATACACGTACCGGATTTCGATCGGCTGGGAGACGTTTGCTATTGCCATTCTGCTCACCACGGCTATTGCCGCCCTGACCGTGGGCTGGCAATCCTTCCGGGCCGCTCTGGCCAATCCGGCCAAGAGTTTGAAAAGCGAGTAG
- a CDS encoding DUF6630 family protein, with protein MSFFSNWFGPKKKKDQPDFAFYENVIHTIAVSETLKDKLLRKVRQAFDHPESFYDQEGQYQLSARSLNPRKDDALLPKFVLIDLLQDHNEMAEVDWKETEQEVRYWIIALLAAKNYPDSLSNEEKYGRNVHTGEVLDLINQNELKPLGYALEILDIDSDSYVFTIVPLHRQEEVQEMFRVLK; from the coding sequence ATGAGCTTCTTCTCCAACTGGTTTGGTCCAAAAAAGAAAAAGGACCAGCCCGACTTCGCGTTTTATGAAAACGTCATTCATACTATTGCCGTCTCTGAAACGCTAAAGGATAAATTACTACGCAAGGTCCGACAAGCCTTCGATCATCCGGAATCATTTTATGATCAGGAAGGTCAGTATCAACTATCGGCCCGGAGCCTGAATCCCAGAAAAGATGACGCTTTGTTGCCCAAATTTGTATTGATCGATCTTTTACAGGATCATAACGAAATGGCGGAAGTGGACTGGAAAGAAACCGAGCAAGAAGTTCGCTATTGGATCATCGCTTTGCTGGCAGCAAAAAACTACCCGGACTCACTATCGAACGAAGAGAAATACGGTCGCAATGTTCATACCGGCGAGGTCCTAGACTTAATTAACCAAAACGAATTAAAGCCCTTGGGTTATGCTCTGGAAATTCTGGATATCGACTCAGATAGTTACGTATTTACCATAGTACCACTCCATCGACAGGAGGAGGTTCAGGAGATGTTTAGAGTTCTGAAATAA
- a CDS encoding ABC transporter permease, which yields MLRNYFLVAYRTLLRYKGYTLLNVIGLTLGLTCGILIFQVLKFQTSFDAYHAQKDRIYRVMTEWHSDGVGRSSGVPAPMAKALRNDLSFFEHTAMIFDQHDILVSVPDAKGRPLKKFKEDHSIAYVEPEFFSIMDYQWLNGNPRLSLTQPNSVVLTKKLATKFFGTEDPIGKRLKVGNELDLKVSGLLADIPENTDVRQEMFISWETLKNYKKAGGAGLDNWGGVNSSTHCFVLMRPGVDPKTLEKPMRKFINKYHPEEGNEWFHPFISVQDAHFAFDFDAQISKSQLYALTIIGLFLVLTACINFVNLATAQALKRSKEVGVRKVIGGTKGQLFAQFLSETGLITLCSVILAVLLTELVLPSVNHWVYETAGLNLFGNLQLFSDLPMLLFLLVLIVVVTFFSGSYPGLVLAGFQPVAALKGKISTQQVGGLSVRRGLVMVQFVLTQLLIIGTIVITQQMDFFRGKDIGYDPTAIVMVNLPTPDKVTESLRHRFMQIPGVEKVSFSSYAPTSSSNNNTNHRFDTRQEDEKWSVNTKPIDSHYLQTFGLKLVAGKNIPESDTTRAFMVNETYVKRLGGNLKPADVVGRNMTVWDRTAPIAGVIKDWNNLSFHNQIQPVVLFSDHNLYYTGALKVSTAHLPQTLAGIEQLWNEVYPDHLYDQTFLDQRIAQSYQTENLILNLIRVFSFIAIIIGCLGLYGLVSFMAAQKTKEIGVRKVLGASVAQILALFGKEFAKLVVLAFVVAAPLGWWVMSGWLEDYTYRISIGWTTFLVAIFTTAFIATLTVGWQSFRAATANPAKSLKSE from the coding sequence ATGCTACGTAATTACTTCCTCGTCGCTTACCGGACCCTTCTGCGTTATAAAGGCTATACGCTACTCAATGTTATTGGCCTTACCCTCGGCCTTACCTGTGGCATTCTGATCTTTCAGGTTCTTAAGTTCCAGACTAGTTTCGATGCGTATCACGCCCAGAAAGACCGAATTTATCGGGTAATGACCGAGTGGCATTCCGATGGGGTAGGCCGTTCGAGTGGCGTACCTGCACCCATGGCAAAAGCCCTTCGAAATGACCTTTCTTTTTTCGAGCATACGGCCATGATCTTCGATCAGCACGACATCCTGGTTTCCGTGCCCGACGCCAAGGGACGTCCGCTCAAGAAATTTAAGGAAGACCATTCTATTGCCTACGTGGAACCCGAGTTTTTCAGCATTATGGATTACCAGTGGCTCAATGGCAACCCACGACTGTCACTGACCCAACCCAACAGCGTCGTACTCACGAAAAAGCTGGCGACCAAATTCTTCGGTACGGAAGACCCGATCGGCAAACGCCTGAAAGTCGGCAATGAACTGGATCTAAAAGTAAGCGGTCTTTTAGCGGATATTCCGGAAAATACGGACGTGCGTCAGGAAATGTTTATCTCCTGGGAAACGCTCAAAAATTATAAAAAAGCGGGCGGAGCAGGACTCGACAACTGGGGTGGAGTTAATTCCAGTACGCATTGTTTCGTACTGATGCGTCCGGGTGTCGATCCAAAAACGTTGGAGAAGCCCATGCGGAAGTTCATTAACAAGTATCACCCCGAGGAAGGCAATGAGTGGTTTCATCCGTTTATTTCCGTTCAGGACGCTCACTTTGCCTTCGATTTTGACGCCCAGATCAGTAAAAGTCAGTTGTACGCTCTGACGATTATTGGCCTGTTTCTGGTACTGACGGCCTGCATCAATTTCGTGAATCTGGCAACGGCTCAGGCCCTTAAACGTTCGAAAGAAGTAGGCGTCCGCAAAGTCATCGGCGGTACGAAAGGACAGCTTTTTGCTCAGTTTCTTTCCGAAACCGGACTCATTACCTTGTGCTCCGTTATTCTGGCCGTACTGTTGACCGAGCTGGTTTTACCCAGCGTCAACCACTGGGTGTACGAAACGGCAGGGCTTAATCTTTTCGGTAACCTTCAGCTTTTCTCCGACCTGCCCATGCTCTTGTTCTTGTTGGTACTGATCGTAGTGGTTACCTTCTTTTCGGGTTCGTACCCTGGACTGGTACTGGCGGGTTTCCAGCCCGTAGCAGCGTTGAAAGGCAAAATTAGTACGCAACAGGTAGGGGGCTTATCCGTACGCCGGGGTCTGGTGATGGTACAGTTTGTGTTGACGCAACTGCTCATCATCGGAACCATCGTGATTACCCAGCAAATGGATTTTTTCCGGGGAAAAGATATTGGCTATGATCCTACGGCGATTGTCATGGTGAATTTACCCACGCCGGACAAAGTCACCGAGTCCCTTCGTCATCGGTTCATGCAGATACCAGGGGTAGAAAAAGTTTCTTTTTCGTCCTATGCTCCCACCAGTAGTTCCAACAACAATACCAACCACCGCTTCGATACCCGGCAGGAAGACGAGAAATGGTCCGTTAATACGAAACCCATTGACTCACATTACCTGCAAACCTTTGGTCTGAAACTCGTAGCCGGTAAAAACATTCCCGAAAGTGATACCACGCGTGCGTTTATGGTGAATGAAACGTACGTAAAACGGCTGGGTGGAAATCTGAAACCCGCCGATGTGGTCGGGCGTAACATGACCGTTTGGGACCGGACTGCTCCCATCGCTGGGGTCATCAAAGACTGGAATAACCTTTCTTTCCACAATCAAATTCAACCCGTGGTCTTGTTCTCCGATCATAACCTATACTACACGGGAGCGTTAAAGGTCAGTACGGCTCACCTCCCCCAAACGCTGGCCGGAATCGAACAGCTTTGGAATGAAGTGTATCCCGATCACCTGTACGATCAGACCTTCCTGGATCAACGCATTGCTCAGTCGTACCAAACCGAAAACCTGATTCTGAATCTGATTCGCGTCTTTTCCTTCATCGCCATCATCATTGGTTGCCTGGGTCTGTACGGACTGGTCAGCTTCATGGCGGCTCAGAAAACCAAGGAAATTGGGGTTCGTAAAGTACTGGGGGCCAGCGTAGCTCAGATTCTGGCTTTGTTTGGAAAAGAGTTCGCCAAACTGGTGGTACTGGCCTTCGTCGTAGCCGCTCCGCTGGGCTGGTGGGTGATGTCGGGCTGGCTGGAAGATTATACTTATCGGATCAGCATTGGCTGGACGACCTTCCTGGTGGCTATTTTCACCACGGCCTTCATTGCTACCCTGACCGTCGGCTGGCAATCCTTCCGGGCAGCTACGGCCAATCCGGCGAAGAGTTTGAAGAGTGAGTAG
- a CDS encoding Na+/H+ antiporter encodes MLDVFPYYLALIVAIVLLIMLAQRIRVAYPIVLVLAGLAFSFLPGLPSIQIDPELIFIIFLPPLLYEAAWNTSWKELWRWRRIITSFAFLIVFVSAFSVALVAAHFIPGFTLALGFLLGGIVSPPDAVSAGAILKFVKVPKRMASILEGESLLNDASSLIIFRFALIAVSTGHFLAGNASLNFVWMVLGGIGVGLLIALLFFKTHRLLPTDANTDLVFTLVAPYIMYITAEEIHCSGVLSVVSGGLFLSQRRHLFLSSTSRLRTTNVWESLVFILNGLVFMLIGLDLPEITANLDGVSIYTAIGYGVLITGTLMISRMISTYSAIFVTLFASRFITVADTRHPGYKSPFLMGWAGMRGVVSLAAALSIPVYLDNGTEFPQRNLILFITFIVILLTLVVQGLTLPYLIRAFRISDMDHFLPEEDDYHAMHKQLVEQSLKRLRDQYPMGLNDQPVLKELVQKWENSTLVLEDQLLSTQSREVYLEMLDQQRKWLREWNKDPLVNEEVIRKHLLRLDLEEEKIHYL; translated from the coding sequence ATGCTTGACGTTTTCCCCTATTATCTGGCTCTCATTGTTGCGATTGTCTTACTTATCATGCTGGCCCAGCGAATTCGGGTAGCCTATCCCATTGTACTGGTGTTGGCGGGACTGGCCTTCAGTTTTCTGCCGGGATTGCCTTCCATCCAGATCGATCCGGAACTGATTTTTATCATTTTCCTGCCGCCCCTCCTGTACGAAGCCGCCTGGAATACCTCCTGGAAAGAACTCTGGCGGTGGCGACGGATCATTACCAGCTTCGCCTTTCTGATTGTCTTTGTCTCGGCATTTTCAGTGGCTCTGGTCGCCGCCCATTTTATTCCCGGCTTCACGCTGGCTCTGGGCTTTTTGCTGGGTGGGATCGTATCGCCGCCCGATGCCGTAAGTGCCGGAGCCATTCTGAAGTTCGTGAAAGTACCCAAACGGATGGCGTCGATTCTGGAAGGGGAAAGTCTGCTCAACGACGCGTCCAGTTTGATCATCTTTCGTTTTGCCCTGATTGCCGTCAGTACGGGCCATTTTTTGGCAGGAAATGCATCTTTGAATTTTGTGTGGATGGTATTAGGCGGGATCGGCGTGGGCCTATTGATTGCCTTACTGTTTTTCAAAACGCACCGACTCTTACCCACCGATGCCAATACGGATCTGGTCTTCACGCTGGTTGCTCCGTACATCATGTACATCACGGCGGAAGAAATTCACTGTTCGGGCGTATTGAGCGTGGTGAGTGGCGGTCTATTCCTATCGCAGCGGCGGCATTTGTTTTTGAGCAGTACAAGTCGCTTGCGGACGACCAACGTCTGGGAGTCGCTGGTTTTTATCCTGAACGGACTGGTTTTCATGCTGATTGGTCTGGACTTGCCGGAAATCACTGCGAACCTTGACGGCGTCAGCATCTATACCGCCATCGGTTATGGCGTGCTGATTACGGGTACGCTGATGATCAGTCGCATGATCTCGACGTACTCGGCCATCTTCGTTACGCTGTTTGCCAGCCGATTCATCACCGTAGCGGACACCCGGCATCCGGGTTATAAATCTCCTTTTCTCATGGGCTGGGCCGGGATGCGGGGCGTTGTGTCGCTGGCGGCGGCGTTATCCATTCCCGTGTATCTGGACAACGGTACAGAATTTCCACAACGGAACCTCATTCTGTTCATCACCTTCATCGTGATTTTGCTGACCTTAGTGGTCCAGGGACTGACCCTGCCGTACCTGATTCGAGCCTTCCGGATTTCAGATATGGACCACTTTCTGCCGGAAGAAGATGATTACCATGCCATGCACAAGCAATTGGTCGAGCAGAGTCTAAAACGATTGCGAGACCAGTATCCAATGGGCCTGAATGATCAGCCCGTGCTAAAAGAGCTGGTACAGAAATGGGAGAACAGTACGCTGGTACTGGAAGATCAGTTGCTCAGTACGCAATCGCGGGAAGTATATCTGGAGATGTTAGATCAGCAGCGAAAATGGCTCCGCGAGTGGAACAAAGATCCCTTGGTGAACGAAGAAGTCATCCGCAAACACCTGTTACGGTTGGATCTGGAGGAAGAGAAAATTCACTATCTGTAA
- a CDS encoding GMC oxidoreductase, translating to MKEERSYDAIVIGSGISGGWAAKELCEKGLKTLVLERGRSIEHLKDYPTAPLHPWQVPHRGRMSKAFLDENPLISKAAGFGSDTAHFFIRDQDHPYIQEQPFDWIRGYQVGGKSLTWGRACQRWSDFEFTAPQRFGYGIDWPIRYADIAPWYAHVEKFIGVCGHADGIEAMPDGEFLPPFQLNCVETALQESIRKHYPDRHLVQARWAHLTQPKDIHLQQGRGKCQARNLCMRGCPYGGYFSSVSSTLPWAQKTGKLTIRPHSVVHSIRYDEATQKASGVRVIDAESKEVIDFSARVIFVNASALNSNLILLNSRSNRFPNGLGNDSGLLGKYVAFHNYRASLHAEMPGFTDRYYFGRNPTDAIIANYRNLAKQDTDYLGGFTTFLGAYRKKGTLTAKSPGFGAEFKKAMTEPGTWQIYMYMQGETIPKDSNHVRLSTDQTDAWGIPSLITSVGYDENDEKMTEDFIRESKTMLEKAGCTNIETHDNRQAPGLDIHEMGGVRMGRDPKTSLLNAHNQMHAVRNVFVTDGACMTSTGNQSPSLLYMALTARAAAYAAKELKARRL from the coding sequence ATGAAAGAAGAACGTTCCTACGATGCCATTGTCATCGGTTCAGGTATTAGTGGCGGCTGGGCGGCCAAAGAACTCTGCGAAAAGGGCTTAAAGACCCTGGTACTGGAACGCGGACGCTCGATCGAGCACCTCAAAGATTATCCGACTGCCCCCCTGCATCCCTGGCAGGTACCACACCGGGGCCGGATGAGTAAAGCGTTTCTGGATGAAAATCCCTTAATCAGCAAAGCCGCTGGGTTTGGCTCGGATACGGCTCATTTTTTCATCCGTGATCAGGATCATCCCTATATTCAGGAGCAACCTTTCGACTGGATTCGCGGTTATCAGGTAGGCGGTAAATCATTGACTTGGGGCCGGGCCTGTCAACGATGGAGCGATTTCGAATTTACTGCTCCCCAGCGGTTTGGGTACGGCATTGACTGGCCTATTCGGTACGCAGATATTGCTCCCTGGTACGCACACGTGGAGAAATTTATCGGGGTTTGCGGACATGCGGATGGGATTGAAGCCATGCCCGACGGTGAATTTCTCCCGCCTTTTCAGCTCAACTGCGTAGAAACGGCTCTCCAGGAATCCATCCGGAAACATTACCCGGATCGTCATCTGGTACAGGCCCGCTGGGCTCATCTGACGCAACCCAAAGACATTCACCTGCAACAGGGGCGGGGGAAGTGTCAGGCTCGTAATCTGTGTATGCGGGGTTGTCCGTACGGGGGCTATTTTAGCTCTGTATCTTCTACCTTGCCCTGGGCTCAGAAAACGGGAAAACTTACCATTCGGCCGCATTCCGTCGTGCACTCCATTCGATACGACGAAGCCACGCAGAAAGCGTCGGGCGTTCGGGTGATTGATGCGGAGAGCAAAGAGGTCATTGACTTTTCGGCCCGTGTCATCTTTGTAAATGCCTCGGCTCTAAACAGCAATTTGATTTTGCTCAATTCCCGTTCGAACCGTTTTCCGAATGGACTAGGCAACGACTCCGGACTGCTGGGTAAATACGTGGCCTTTCATAATTACCGGGCCAGTTTGCACGCAGAAATGCCGGGATTTACCGACCGCTACTATTTCGGCCGTAATCCGACGGATGCTATTATCGCCAATTACCGTAATCTGGCCAAGCAGGATACTGATTACCTGGGCGGATTTACGACATTTCTGGGAGCTTACCGGAAGAAAGGAACGTTGACGGCCAAGAGTCCGGGCTTTGGGGCGGAATTTAAAAAGGCCATGACCGAACCCGGTACTTGGCAGATTTACATGTACATGCAGGGTGAAACCATTCCGAAGGATAGCAATCACGTGCGATTGAGTACGGATCAGACGGATGCCTGGGGTATTCCGAGTCTGATTACCTCGGTAGGGTACGACGAAAACGATGAGAAAATGACTGAGGACTTTATTCGGGAAAGTAAGACCATGCTTGAAAAGGCGGGATGCACGAATATCGAAACACACGACAACAGGCAGGCTCCGGGTCTCGACATTCACGAAATGGGAGGGGTACGCATGGGCCGTGATCCGAAGACGTCCTTGCTTAATGCTCACAATCAGATGCACGCCGTACGCAATGTATTCGTGACCGACGGAGCCTGTATGACCAGCACGGGCAACCAAAGTCCCTCGCTGCTGTACATGGCTCTAACGGCCCGGGCTGCCGCATACGCTGCTAAAGAGTTAAAAGCCCGACGTTTGTAA